One genomic segment of Catalinimonas alkaloidigena includes these proteins:
- a CDS encoding sugar phosphate isomerase/epimerase family protein, protein MTKVGFDVLVWSAVMSDEMMPIIDRLKEIGYDGVEFFIGSPDEAAYKRIGDYVKSLGMETTVVSVLSPDMNPIDSSVAVREKALDRLKWVIDRGHDMHAKTLCGPLHSAHAHFKQHAPQDEEYGWAAEVLHAAGDYAAQADITFALEAVNRFECYLCNTMQQMTRLLKAVDHPNIKAMFDTHHANIEEKKLSDAIRTIAPMLAHVHISENDRGTPGDGHVPWDDAFSALAEIKYDGWLTIEAFSRNDPDFANGIGVWREFSQPWDIAEKGYAFIHKMKEKHGL, encoded by the coding sequence ATGACTAAAGTAGGATTTGACGTACTGGTCTGGTCGGCTGTGATGTCCGACGAAATGATGCCAATCATTGACAGGTTAAAAGAAATAGGCTATGATGGTGTAGAGTTTTTTATAGGCTCACCCGATGAGGCTGCCTATAAACGGATAGGTGATTACGTAAAAAGTCTGGGCATGGAAACTACCGTGGTCTCCGTCCTTAGCCCGGACATGAACCCCATAGATTCCTCAGTCGCCGTAAGAGAAAAAGCATTGGACCGCCTCAAGTGGGTCATTGACCGCGGGCATGATATGCATGCCAAAACGCTTTGTGGTCCTCTCCATTCAGCGCATGCGCATTTTAAGCAGCACGCCCCACAGGATGAAGAATATGGCTGGGCAGCGGAAGTTTTGCATGCCGCTGGCGATTATGCCGCCCAGGCGGATATTACCTTCGCCCTGGAGGCGGTTAACCGTTTTGAATGCTATTTGTGCAATACCATGCAGCAGATGACAAGATTGCTTAAGGCGGTAGATCATCCTAATATCAAAGCCATGTTTGATACGCATCATGCCAATATTGAGGAGAAAAAGCTTTCTGATGCTATCCGTACCATAGCCCCTATGCTGGCCCATGTGCATATCAGCGAAAACGACCGAGGTACGCCCGGTGATGGGCATGTGCCCTGGGATGATGCTTTCTCAGCATTGGCGGAAATTAAATATGACGGTTGGCTAACCATTGAAGCATTTTCTCGCAATGATCCCGACTTTGCCAATGGCATAGGGGTGTGGCGCGAATTCTCCCAACCCTGGGATATAGCCGAAAAAGGCTATGCCTTTATCCATAAAATGAAGGAAAAGCACGGACTTTAG
- a CDS encoding ThuA domain-containing protein has product MKTINQVKKLIYPLLKAFCFGSLSLILSTQIVHAQEGEKWVTYEPENGPGNGKYIVLVSGDEEYRSEEALPMLAKILAKHHGFKTTVLFAIDPENGEIDPEYNTNIPGLEHLETADLMVLFTRWRHLPAEQMKYIDAYTKAGKPVVAMRTSTHAFKYDSDEQSPYARYSSDSKVEGWREGYGRQVLGETWVAHHGKHGKEGTRGLINGLHAAHPILKSVQDIWGPTDVYTIRDLTEDAEVLLWGQTTKGMSADAPLSYEKSVMPVAWTKSYQSESGKTARVFTTTMGASIDLQSEDLRRMMVNACFWTMEMEDQIPEEANVEYVGEYEPTMFGFGDHQKGLKPSDFVLK; this is encoded by the coding sequence ATGAAAACCATTAACCAAGTAAAAAAACTTATCTACCCCCTGCTGAAAGCTTTTTGTTTTGGCTCCTTAAGTTTGATTTTAAGTACACAAATCGTGCATGCCCAGGAAGGGGAAAAATGGGTTACTTACGAACCTGAAAATGGCCCTGGCAATGGGAAATACATTGTATTGGTAAGTGGCGATGAAGAGTACCGCTCTGAAGAAGCACTGCCAATGTTGGCTAAAATTCTGGCTAAACATCATGGCTTTAAGACTACCGTGCTCTTTGCCATTGACCCTGAAAACGGTGAGATTGATCCGGAATATAACACCAATATTCCCGGTCTTGAGCATCTGGAAACTGCCGATCTGATGGTGCTTTTCACCCGTTGGAGACATCTGCCTGCCGAGCAAATGAAGTACATAGACGCTTATACCAAAGCCGGTAAGCCAGTAGTCGCGATGCGCACCTCTACCCATGCCTTTAAGTATGATAGCGATGAGCAGAGCCCTTATGCCAGATACAGTTCTGACAGTAAGGTAGAAGGCTGGAGAGAAGGCTACGGCAGACAGGTACTGGGTGAGACCTGGGTGGCCCATCATGGTAAGCATGGCAAGGAAGGTACTCGTGGATTGATCAACGGGCTGCATGCTGCTCATCCTATACTAAAGAGTGTACAAGATATCTGGGGGCCTACCGATGTATACACTATCCGTGACCTGACAGAAGATGCTGAGGTATTGCTGTGGGGCCAGACTACGAAAGGCATGAGTGCCGATGCTCCCCTGAGCTACGAAAAATCAGTAATGCCAGTGGCATGGACAAAAAGTTACCAAAGCGAAAGCGGCAAAACTGCCCGTGTTTTCACCACCACAATGGGGGCTTCAATAGATTTGCAGAGCGAGGATTTACGTAGAATGATGGTCAATGCCTGCTTCTGGACCATGGAGATGGAAGACCAGATACCTGAAGAAGCTAATGTAGAGTATGTAGGAGAGTATGAACCTACCATGTTTGGCTTTGGCGATCATCAGAAAGGTTTGAAACCCTCTGATTTTGTTTTAAAATAA
- a CDS encoding PVC-type heme-binding CxxCH protein has translation MITTLRKISKILARAFSIIAVGFCLFQCSSSEPGALEIYKDDHIVLIGNNLGSRMMNFGHFETEMQLRYPDSLLFIRNMSDPGNTPGFRPHSSRNSPWAFPGAEEFQSELATDSGSEGHFPAPDEWLTHLEADVILAFFGFNESYQGEAGLENYKAELDAFIKHTLSQRYNGDTVPPRLAIVSPIAFEDLSDRYDLPDGEQVNANLGLYSAAMREVAAQNDVPFIDVFRPTKVWFEADDALTIDGSQLTDEGYARFATLLADKVFGKRDVKEAVEAHRSLVHDAVMEKNWMWHNDYKIPNGVHAYGRRYDPFGPDNYPFEIEKIREMTAIRDEAIWKAVGGEKMDIKAADEKTRKLPPVQTNYEPSSKNGMTEYLYGQDALDKLHVAPGYKIELFASEEEFTDLANPVQLSFDNKGRLWIATMPSYPHYKPGDAKPNDKIIILEDTDGDGKADKQTTFADSLHLPVGFEIAPEGVYISQGTNLMLYTDTDGDDQADQQQILLSGFDDHDTHHAHSAYTADPSGAIYMGEGVFLHTNVETSYGPVRATNGGFYRYNPNRRRLERVAQLPIPNPWGIAFDAWGQDFFADTSGPDVHWMMPGEVKPRYGVATPKSRNLIEDAHRVRPTSGMEFVSSRHFPDDVQGDLLINNTIGFLGTKQHMLVDDGTGYHSEHRQDLVWSDDKNFRPVDMEFAPDGSLYLVDWHNVLIGHMQHNARDPLRDHVHGRIYRITYPSRPLVEPAKVAGASISELLDNLKLPEFRTRYRSRRELRGHDAAEVKNQLYSWIDNLDQEDPLYEHHLLEALWVSWGLNQVDESLLRQLLKSEDFHVRSAAVRALRYNGHQIADQSELLMQAAQDNHGRVRLEAIVAASWLPKEMGLPIVEEAGKYPIDDWMTEAYETAVAHLNGKSVQEKTEEKVATKLTGADRDLFIAGQEIYNREGFCSTCHQADGKGLDPSGFPPLAQTQWVIGNEERLIKLVLKGLQGPIEVLDKEYPGQVPMTPFGGMLKDEEVAAVLTYVRNSFGNEASPIAPEKVKEVRASIEDKTGFYSPEELLRQHPIEE, from the coding sequence ATGATAACAACCTTAAGAAAGATTAGCAAAATATTAGCGCGGGCCTTTAGCATAATAGCAGTTGGCTTTTGTTTATTCCAATGTTCGAGCTCTGAGCCAGGTGCGCTGGAGATTTACAAAGACGATCACATTGTCTTGATTGGTAACAACCTGGGGTCCAGAATGATGAACTTTGGCCATTTTGAGACAGAAATGCAGCTTCGTTATCCAGATAGCCTGCTGTTTATCCGTAATATGAGTGATCCCGGAAATACACCCGGCTTCAGACCACATTCCAGCCGTAATTCTCCCTGGGCATTTCCGGGTGCGGAGGAATTCCAATCCGAACTGGCTACTGATTCGGGAAGCGAAGGGCATTTTCCTGCACCCGATGAATGGCTTACTCACCTGGAAGCTGATGTGATCCTGGCTTTTTTTGGCTTCAACGAATCTTATCAGGGAGAGGCAGGGCTGGAAAACTATAAGGCAGAACTTGATGCTTTTATCAAGCATACGCTGAGCCAGCGCTACAATGGAGATACTGTTCCTCCCCGGCTGGCTATCGTGTCTCCCATTGCCTTTGAAGACCTTTCTGATCGCTACGACCTTCCGGATGGTGAGCAGGTAAATGCCAATCTGGGCTTGTATTCAGCAGCAATGAGAGAGGTCGCTGCGCAAAATGATGTGCCTTTCATAGATGTGTTCAGGCCTACCAAAGTCTGGTTTGAAGCTGACGATGCCCTTACCATTGATGGCTCCCAACTCACGGATGAGGGGTATGCCCGCTTTGCTACCTTACTGGCCGATAAAGTATTTGGTAAGAGGGACGTAAAGGAAGCGGTGGAGGCGCATCGTTCGCTGGTGCATGATGCTGTAATGGAGAAAAACTGGATGTGGCACAATGATTATAAAATACCCAATGGGGTACATGCGTATGGCCGTCGCTATGATCCTTTTGGTCCGGATAATTACCCCTTTGAAATTGAGAAAATCCGTGAGATGACCGCTATCCGGGATGAGGCGATCTGGAAGGCCGTGGGTGGAGAAAAGATGGATATAAAAGCGGCTGACGAAAAAACCAGAAAGCTGCCTCCTGTACAGACCAACTATGAGCCTAGCAGTAAAAACGGTATGACTGAATACCTTTACGGACAGGATGCCCTGGACAAATTGCACGTAGCTCCCGGCTATAAGATAGAGCTCTTTGCTTCTGAAGAAGAATTTACGGACCTCGCCAACCCGGTACAGCTATCCTTTGATAATAAAGGAAGGCTCTGGATAGCCACCATGCCTAGCTATCCTCATTATAAGCCGGGAGATGCAAAACCAAACGACAAAATTATCATTCTGGAAGATACGGATGGAGATGGCAAAGCCGATAAGCAGACCACTTTTGCTGACAGCCTACATCTTCCTGTAGGTTTTGAGATTGCCCCGGAAGGTGTTTATATCTCTCAGGGCACTAACCTGATGCTGTATACCGATACCGACGGTGATGATCAGGCAGACCAACAACAGATTCTTCTCAGCGGATTTGACGATCACGACACCCACCATGCACATAGTGCTTATACGGCCGATCCTTCGGGGGCTATCTATATGGGAGAGGGCGTTTTCCTGCATACCAATGTAGAGACTTCTTATGGGCCGGTAAGGGCTACCAATGGCGGATTTTACCGCTATAACCCGAATCGCCGCCGCCTGGAACGAGTAGCTCAGCTTCCGATTCCTAACCCCTGGGGTATTGCCTTTGATGCGTGGGGGCAGGATTTCTTCGCCGATACTTCCGGGCCGGATGTCCACTGGATGATGCCCGGCGAAGTAAAACCTCGCTACGGCGTAGCTACCCCCAAGTCCAGAAACCTGATTGAAGATGCACATAGGGTGCGTCCCACCTCAGGTATGGAATTCGTTTCCAGCCGCCACTTTCCTGATGATGTACAAGGCGATTTACTCATTAATAATACCATTGGCTTTTTGGGTACCAAGCAGCATATGTTGGTAGATGATGGTACCGGCTACCACAGTGAGCATCGTCAGGATCTGGTGTGGAGTGATGATAAAAACTTCCGTCCGGTAGATATGGAGTTTGCGCCCGATGGCTCTCTCTATCTGGTAGACTGGCACAATGTGCTGATCGGCCATATGCAGCACAACGCCCGTGACCCGCTGCGCGACCATGTTCATGGACGTATTTATCGCATTACTTATCCTTCTCGTCCGCTGGTAGAACCTGCCAAAGTAGCAGGAGCCAGTATTAGCGAACTGCTGGACAATCTGAAACTACCCGAATTTCGCACCCGCTATCGCTCCCGTCGTGAGTTGAGAGGACATGATGCCGCTGAGGTGAAGAATCAGTTGTATAGCTGGATAGACAATCTGGATCAGGAAGATCCCCTTTATGAACATCATTTGCTGGAAGCTCTATGGGTGAGCTGGGGGCTTAATCAGGTAGATGAATCACTACTTCGTCAGCTACTTAAATCAGAAGACTTTCACGTACGCTCAGCTGCTGTGAGGGCTTTGCGCTATAATGGACATCAGATAGCCGATCAGTCTGAACTGCTGATGCAGGCAGCCCAGGATAACCATGGTCGCGTGCGCCTGGAAGCCATTGTTGCCGCCTCCTGGTTGCCCAAAGAAATGGGCCTGCCTATTGTGGAAGAAGCAGGTAAGTATCCTATTGACGACTGGATGACCGAAGCTTATGAAACAGCAGTAGCCCATCTTAACGGGAAATCTGTGCAGGAGAAAACGGAGGAGAAAGTGGCAACAAAGCTCACAGGTGCTGATCGTGATCTTTTCATTGCAGGACAGGAAATCTACAATCGCGAAGGTTTTTGCAGTACCTGTCATCAGGCAGATGGAAAAGGACTGGATCCTTCTGGCTTTCCTCCCCTTGCCCAAACGCAGTGGGTAATAGGTAATGAGGAGCGCCTGATCAAACTGGTGCTGAAAGGACTACAAGGACCTATTGAAGTCTTGGACAAAGAATATCCCGGACAGGTGCCGATGACACCTTTTGGCGGTATGCTGAAAGATGAAGAAGTGGCTGCTGTACTTACCTATGTGCGCAATTCTTTTGGAAATGAAGCCTCTCCCATTGCTCCGGAAAAAGTGAAAGAAGTGAGAGCTTCCATTGAAGATAAAACAGGCTTTTATTCTCCTGAAGAATTACTCAGGCAGCACCCGATTGAAGAATAA
- a CDS encoding DUF202 domain-containing protein, translated as MEENKELILRDILAIERTKMANERTFLAYFRTAVALFGAGVGIVEIDYFKEYRLLGFILLVAAVIILLIGIIRIFQVKKAIRKAQ; from the coding sequence ATGGAAGAAAATAAAGAGCTCATACTTCGTGATATACTGGCGATTGAAAGGACCAAAATGGCCAATGAAAGAACATTTCTGGCTTACTTCAGAACGGCTGTAGCCTTGTTTGGCGCAGGGGTAGGTATTGTAGAGATAGACTATTTTAAAGAGTATAGACTATTGGGTTTCATTCTGTTAGTAGCAGCGGTGATTATCCTGTTGATAGGAATCATCAGAATATTTCAGGTAAAGAAAGCAATCAGAAAAGCTCAGTAA
- a CDS encoding LacI family DNA-binding transcriptional regulator — protein MSKYQSTVDIARALKLSPSTVSRALNDHYSISEKTKLRVLAYAHEVGFRKNLNASRLIQRKTFTLGILMPEVVSHTFSTLAQGINDVLEPVGYDMLIMNASEQYKKEVHMLNYLASIRVDGIIFSPTQQTKDYAHLQSLLKNKIPFVNIDRGLTNVDCHQILLDDEEGAFQAVQHLVNLGCRSIAHIAGPPEALNSRNRIIGYRKALEAGGLAFDASLLTYSDFIIGNSMEAVRSLFERDNIPEGIFAVNDEIVLGCLQMAAQKGIQVPEQLALVGFDDEVYSRFFRPSISTVRSPIREMGQKAAQLCLNMIDDYESFPPKTQLLTPQLIIRSSSRKEWRKE, from the coding sequence ATGAGTAAATACCAGAGCACCGTAGATATTGCCCGGGCACTCAAATTATCCCCTTCCACGGTCTCGCGAGCCCTGAATGATCATTACTCGATTAGCGAAAAAACCAAGCTAAGGGTGCTGGCTTATGCCCATGAAGTAGGCTTCAGGAAGAATCTCAATGCTTCCCGCCTGATTCAGCGTAAAACTTTTACCCTGGGTATACTGATGCCTGAAGTAGTCAGCCATACTTTTTCTACCCTGGCCCAGGGTATCAACGATGTACTGGAGCCCGTGGGTTATGATATGCTGATCATGAACGCTTCGGAGCAGTATAAGAAAGAAGTACATATGCTCAACTATCTGGCTTCTATCAGGGTGGATGGAATCATCTTTTCGCCTACACAGCAGACCAAAGACTACGCCCACCTGCAAAGCCTACTCAAGAATAAAATTCCTTTCGTCAATATTGACCGTGGGCTCACCAATGTAGATTGCCATCAGATATTGCTGGACGACGAAGAAGGAGCTTTTCAGGCGGTGCAGCACCTGGTTAACCTAGGTTGCCGAAGCATTGCCCATATCGCGGGTCCGCCGGAGGCGCTCAACTCCAGAAACCGAATAATAGGGTACCGCAAGGCGCTGGAAGCTGGTGGGCTGGCTTTTGATGCGTCGCTGCTCACTTATTCTGACTTTATCATTGGTAACAGCATGGAAGCGGTCAGGAGTTTATTTGAAAGAGATAACATTCCCGAGGGGATCTTTGCGGTGAATGATGAGATCGTTTTAGGCTGTCTGCAAATGGCTGCCCAGAAAGGCATACAAGTTCCTGAACAACTGGCACTGGTAGGCTTTGACGATGAGGTATATAGTCGTTTTTTTCGCCCTTCTATCTCCACAGTCAGGAGCCCTATCCGGGAGATGGGGCAGAAAGCTGCTCAGCTCTGCCTGAATATGATAGACGATTATGAGAGCTTTCCTCCCAAAACCCAGTTGCTGACTCCCCAACTCATCATCAGAAGTTCATCCAGAAAAGAGTGGCGTAAGGAGTGA
- a CDS encoding solute:sodium symporter family transporter, translating into MQTLLSFVGFTAFVAFYSWYKLRKDPLSSRDGYFLGGRSLTGIVIAGSMLLTNISTEHLIGLNGSSYKNGFIIIAWEVTSALALIVAATYFIPTYLKMGLTTIPQYLESRFDSGTRTLVAFFLMISFVVTLLPIVLFTGAINLESIFNVSEVLNVTQSEGLWITVVAIGMIGSCYAIFGGLKAVAYSDTINGIGLFIGGLAVPILALWDIGDGNVLTGLSKVYENSPEKFNVIGAPDSVLPFSTLFTGLVINQLYFWGMNQTIIQRALGAKNLVEAQKGLLYTGALKVFVPIIIVLPGVIGFYYFGDSLYENQDMIYPELIKKVLPLSFVGFFAAVVMGAVLSTFNSVLNSTATIFSVGIYKRLIDKDATDRQLVRAGKISSTVLAIVAIMAAPLVASAPEGLYQLLQQLNGIFFIPIASIMIAGLFIPQISAAGAKAALFVGLAFYITATFILEIDIHFVHIWGIEFVLNLLVMFVVSRFYPNTERFQPSDFGELELNQWKYTKPFSIILTLIIIGIYIWLGNF; encoded by the coding sequence ATGCAAACCCTTCTGTCTTTCGTGGGCTTCACGGCTTTCGTTGCTTTTTACTCATGGTACAAACTTCGTAAAGATCCGCTGTCCTCAAGAGACGGGTATTTTCTGGGGGGAAGGAGCCTGACCGGAATTGTCATTGCCGGTTCCATGCTACTCACTAACATTTCTACCGAGCACCTGATCGGACTGAACGGATCATCTTACAAAAACGGGTTTATCATCATTGCCTGGGAGGTCACATCTGCCCTGGCCCTTATCGTAGCAGCGACTTACTTTATACCGACCTATTTGAAGATGGGGTTGACTACCATACCGCAGTACCTGGAGTCTCGCTTTGACAGCGGCACCCGTACGCTGGTAGCTTTCTTTCTCATGATATCCTTTGTGGTGACCCTGCTGCCCATCGTCCTGTTTACCGGAGCCATCAATCTGGAAAGCATTTTTAATGTTTCTGAAGTGCTGAATGTTACTCAGAGCGAAGGGCTATGGATCACAGTAGTAGCCATTGGGATGATTGGCTCCTGCTACGCGATCTTTGGTGGACTTAAAGCCGTGGCTTATTCTGATACCATCAATGGAATTGGCCTCTTTATTGGCGGGTTAGCGGTACCCATCTTAGCGCTCTGGGATATTGGCGATGGCAATGTACTGACCGGACTTTCCAAGGTGTACGAAAACAGTCCTGAGAAATTTAATGTCATTGGTGCTCCGGATTCGGTTTTGCCTTTCAGCACCTTGTTTACCGGCCTGGTGATCAACCAGCTTTACTTCTGGGGGATGAACCAGACTATTATACAACGAGCCCTTGGAGCCAAAAACCTGGTAGAAGCACAAAAGGGACTTCTGTATACCGGAGCCTTGAAAGTGTTTGTGCCTATCATTATTGTCTTGCCGGGAGTTATCGGTTTTTATTATTTCGGGGATTCGCTCTATGAAAATCAGGACATGATCTACCCTGAACTCATCAAAAAAGTATTACCCTTGAGTTTTGTTGGTTTCTTTGCGGCCGTAGTAATGGGGGCAGTACTCAGTACCTTCAACAGTGTACTTAACAGTACAGCTACCATTTTTAGCGTAGGCATTTATAAGCGACTGATTGACAAGGACGCCACCGACAGACAGTTGGTAAGGGCAGGAAAAATAAGCTCCACCGTACTGGCGATTGTAGCCATCATGGCAGCCCCACTGGTAGCCAGTGCTCCCGAAGGATTGTACCAGCTTTTACAGCAGCTGAATGGCATTTTCTTTATCCCCATTGCCTCTATCATGATTGCAGGGCTGTTCATTCCGCAGATTTCTGCCGCCGGAGCTAAAGCCGCGCTTTTCGTTGGGCTGGCGTTTTACATCACCGCTACTTTCATCCTGGAGATAGACATCCACTTTGTACATATATGGGGGATAGAATTTGTACTCAACTTATTGGTGATGTTTGTTGTTTCTAGATTTTACCCCAATACCGAACGTTTTCAGCCTTCTGATTTTGGGGAGCTAGAGTTGAACCAATGGAAATATACCAAACCATTTAGCATCATCCTTACGCTGATCATCATAGGAATATACATCTGGTTAGGAAATTTTTAA
- a CDS encoding inositol oxygenase family protein — protein sequence MENVKKQLDIEDLWEEDLRERYPENGEKEKTKEEFRNYDNPGRDTVKEFYRQNHLHQSYDFVMQKEAEYKKLDKKKMTLWEAVEFLNTLVDDSDPDIDLDQTQHLLQTSEAMRADGQPDWMVLTGFLHDLGKILCLFGEPQWAVVGDTFPVGCKYSNKIVYPEFFKDNPDYHDERFNTKYGIYEPNCGLNNVHMSWGHDEYLYTAMKDYLPEPALYIIRYHSFYAQHKEEAYNHLMNEHDHEMFKWVRAFNPYDLYTKSPKAPNVKELRPYYEDLAAKYLPKEIAF from the coding sequence ATGGAAAATGTAAAAAAACAGTTGGATATCGAGGATCTTTGGGAGGAAGATCTTCGCGAACGTTATCCTGAAAATGGAGAAAAAGAAAAGACTAAGGAAGAATTCAGAAATTATGATAATCCCGGGCGGGATACGGTGAAAGAATTTTATCGCCAGAACCACCTGCATCAGTCTTATGATTTTGTGATGCAGAAAGAAGCAGAATATAAGAAGCTGGACAAGAAAAAGATGACCTTATGGGAAGCCGTAGAGTTTCTCAATACTTTGGTAGATGATTCTGACCCGGATATTGATCTTGACCAGACGCAACACCTGCTGCAAACCTCGGAAGCCATGCGTGCCGACGGTCAGCCCGACTGGATGGTTCTGACCGGATTTTTGCATGACCTGGGTAAAATCCTCTGCCTCTTTGGTGAGCCCCAATGGGCAGTAGTGGGCGATACTTTCCCCGTAGGCTGCAAATATTCTAACAAGATCGTATACCCTGAGTTTTTCAAAGATAACCCGGACTACCATGATGAGCGCTTCAATACCAAATATGGTATTTATGAGCCTAACTGCGGTCTGAACAATGTGCATATGTCATGGGGACATGATGAGTACCTGTATACGGCCATGAAGGATTATCTGCCCGAACCGGCGCTTTATATCATCCGCTATCATTCATTCTATGCGCAGCATAAGGAGGAAGCTTATAACCACCTGATGAATGAGCACGACCATGAGATGTTTAAGTGGGTAAGAGCGTTCAACCCTTACGACCTATATACCAAGTCGCCTAAGGCTCCCAATGTGAAAGAACTGCGTCCTTATTACGAAGATCTGGCAGCCAAGTATCTTCCTAAGGAGATCGCTTTCTAG
- a CDS encoding Gfo/Idh/MocA family oxidoreductase, translating into MSQKINVCILGLGRAGMFHLRSVSSLNLFRLKYVVDPGLSQEDEIVKAHDFILLQHIEAALSDPTLDAVIISTPTQSHYANIIRALEAGKHVFTEKPLGKAVEEIKHCYELAKEKKLALHLGFQRRYDENFVALKASLADIGKIRTIKTSSRDNPKPSLDYLKISGNIFHDMLIHDFDMLIYLLGMRIPQSIYAIGHAYDQEIANIPDFDTVLVTLQYAEGLICAIDTSRIATYGYDQRIELFGEHGMAIAENQKQNSVRLHTAEGMHLSPIQYSFPQRYQKAYAKEMRSFGEGILNNQLHNVSLEECILAHLIADAAHTSATQRQVIDFQTFYHQFS; encoded by the coding sequence ATGTCTCAGAAAATAAATGTCTGCATCCTAGGCTTGGGCAGGGCCGGAATGTTCCACTTACGCTCTGTAAGTTCACTGAATTTGTTCAGGCTTAAATATGTGGTAGACCCTGGTCTTAGCCAAGAGGATGAAATTGTGAAGGCGCATGATTTCATCCTCCTGCAACATATAGAAGCTGCTCTTTCTGATCCTACGCTTGATGCTGTCATCATATCTACTCCTACCCAGTCTCATTATGCCAATATCATACGTGCTTTAGAAGCCGGCAAGCATGTATTTACTGAGAAACCACTGGGAAAAGCAGTAGAAGAGATCAAACACTGCTATGAGCTGGCAAAAGAAAAAAAGTTAGCCCTTCATCTGGGTTTTCAGAGGCGGTATGATGAAAACTTTGTTGCGCTGAAAGCGAGTCTGGCAGACATAGGCAAGATCAGGACCATCAAGACCAGTTCCCGGGATAACCCTAAACCCTCGCTGGATTATCTGAAAATTTCCGGCAATATCTTTCATGATATGCTCATCCATGATTTTGATATGCTGATCTATCTGCTGGGCATGCGTATCCCCCAGTCAATTTATGCCATAGGGCACGCTTATGATCAGGAGATTGCCAATATTCCGGATTTTGACACTGTGCTAGTCACTTTACAATATGCTGAAGGGTTGATCTGTGCCATAGATACCAGCAGAATAGCCACCTATGGCTATGACCAACGTATTGAACTTTTTGGAGAGCATGGCATGGCTATCGCTGAAAATCAGAAGCAAAACAGTGTTCGACTGCATACTGCTGAGGGTATGCATCTGTCTCCCATACAGTACTCATTTCCTCAACGCTATCAGAAAGCCTATGCCAAAGAGATGAGGTCCTTTGGAGAAGGTATTCTAAACAATCAGCTACATAATGTGAGCCTTGAGGAATGTATTTTAGCACACCTCATTGCCGATGCAGCCCATACCTCGGCGACACAGCGGCAGGTGATTGACTTTCAAACATTTTATCATCAGTTTAGCTGA
- a CDS encoding carbon-nitrogen hydrolase family protein has translation MAKIKVGIVQDSPVFFDKEACLQKVESITKKYAREGCQLLVFPESFIPGYPRAFAFGTKVGSRSEAGRKLYAKYHQNAVDVESNDLLRLEKLAKEQQVYLAVGLTEKNNRNGSLYCSLLYISPKVGLMGVHRKIKPTGQERVIWAEAGGESLISMQTRIGRIGGLICWENYMPLARMSMYRQGVEIYIAPTADARPGWQATMQHIALEGRCFVLASNQYFKRSMYPEAYQELVESEEEVLCRGGSVIISPMGEILAGPLYDQAGVLSAEITLEDIISAKLDFDVDGHYARPDIFELNIQNQLEIIQEDELLSKLNKEK, from the coding sequence TTGGCAAAAATAAAAGTAGGCATAGTACAGGATAGTCCGGTCTTTTTTGACAAAGAAGCCTGCCTTCAAAAGGTAGAATCAATTACAAAAAAGTATGCCCGTGAAGGCTGTCAGCTACTCGTCTTTCCCGAATCTTTTATCCCCGGCTATCCTCGGGCTTTTGCTTTTGGCACTAAAGTAGGAAGCCGCAGCGAAGCGGGACGTAAACTCTATGCCAAATACCACCAAAATGCTGTGGATGTAGAAAGTAATGATCTCCTCAGGCTTGAAAAACTTGCTAAAGAACAGCAGGTTTATCTGGCTGTAGGCCTTACTGAGAAAAATAACCGAAATGGAAGTTTGTATTGCTCACTTCTGTATATCTCTCCCAAAGTGGGGCTGATGGGTGTGCATCGCAAAATCAAGCCTACCGGACAGGAAAGAGTAATCTGGGCCGAGGCGGGCGGAGAATCCCTCATCAGTATGCAAACCCGGATCGGCAGAATAGGAGGATTGATCTGCTGGGAAAATTATATGCCGCTGGCACGCATGAGTATGTACCGGCAAGGGGTAGAAATTTATATTGCGCCTACTGCTGATGCACGCCCGGGATGGCAGGCGACAATGCAGCATATCGCGCTGGAAGGCCGCTGTTTTGTCCTGGCCAGCAATCAGTATTTCAAGAGAAGCATGTATCCGGAAGCCTATCAGGAATTGGTAGAAAGTGAGGAAGAGGTGCTGTGCAGAGGGGGCAGTGTCATCATCTCTCCTATGGGTGAAATACTGGCCGGACCATTATACGATCAGGCGGGTGTGCTAAGCGCGGAAATTACTTTAGAAGATATTATCTCTGCCAAACTCGACTTTGATGTGGACGGACATTATGCTCGTCCCGATATTTTTGAGTTGAATATCCAGAACCAATTGGAGATAATACAGGAAGACGAATTGCTTTCAAAACTGAATAAAGAGAAGTAA